In Brachyhypopomus gauderio isolate BG-103 unplaced genomic scaffold, BGAUD_0.2 sc34, whole genome shotgun sequence, the following are encoded in one genomic region:
- the gadd45bb gene encoding growth arrest and DNA-damage-inducible, beta b: MTLEELLGCSSTDNTMENVSQSLEELLSAARRQNCLTVGVYESAKLMNVDPDNVVLCVLATDDGEEDVALQIHFTLIQAFCCDTRTDVVRVSGMRRLAQVLGEPPVSNANEPKDLHCILVTDPQAEHLKLNEVGRYCKESRCRNQWVPYIALQER; this comes from the exons ATGACTCTGGAAGAACTTTTGGGTTGCAGCAGCACAGACAACAC GATGGAGAATGTCAGCCAGTCTCTAGAAGAGCTGCTCTCTGCTGCGCGCAGACAGAACTGTCTGACGGTGGGAGTCTACGAGTCGGCCAAACTCATGAACGT TGATCCAGACAATGTAGTACTTTGCGTTCTGGCGACCGACGATGGGGAGGAGGACGTGGCGCTGCAGATCCACTTCACGCTGATCCAGGCGTTCTGCTGCGACACGCGTACCGACGTGGTTCGGGTGTCCGGGATGCGCCGCCTGGCACAAGTTCTGGGCGAGCCGCCCGTCAGCAACGCCAACGAGCCCAAGGACCTGCACTGCATACTCGTTACT GACCCACAAGCCGAACATCTGAAGCTGAACGAAGTGGGACGTTACTGTAAGGAGAGTCGCTGCAGGAACCAGTGGGTGCCCTACATCGCCCTTCAGGAGCGCTGA
- the LOC143485453 gene encoding cocaine- and amphetamine-regulated transcript protein-like — protein MIRTMVSTRLILIGATFSLSIIFTYCDDVLDTRSLQTAIKTQEEKDLIEALQAVLDKLKSKTLPKTVKKFGQLPSCDAGEQCAARKGARVGKLCGCPRGTTCDFFIMKCL, from the exons ATGATCAGGACCATGGTCAGCACTCGACTCATTCTCATTGGTGCCACATTCTCTCTGTCTATTATTTTTACGTACTGTGACGATGTCCTAGACACTCGTTCCTTGCAGACTGCTATCAAGACTCAGGAAGAAAAGGACCTG ATTGAAGCATTGCAAGCTGTTCTTGACAAATTAAAAAGTAAAACATTACCAAAGACAGTGAAAAAGTTTGGTCAGCTTCCCTCG TGTGATGCTGGGGAGCAGTGTGCAGCACGTAAAGGAGCGAGGGTGGGCAAGCTGTGTGGCTGTCCACGGGGGACCACGTGTGACTTCTTCATCATGAAATGCTTGTGA